The Hymenobacter oligotrophus genome has a window encoding:
- a CDS encoding DUF1990 domain-containing protein — MSAANPTGVPAWHQYRTQLEAYGKAKVNYDLERVHEYTSETGWQLDDYGTDLPAEPPGPPVAGGSFEAAKQVLLNYSFPPPDLITGIFVPEQPLAERVMLLRGQFLGFTFWFGVRIGGVIDEQRTPSPDDGPEQVWGYNYRTLEGHFEKGEITFTVHKQLRTGRVRFQVKAYSQPDRIQNFFYRIGFKLFGRMLQRKFARESMRRMREQVIAQLRQGASETAVVRTL; from the coding sequence ATGAGCGCAGCTAACCCCACGGGCGTACCGGCCTGGCACCAGTACCGCACGCAGCTCGAGGCCTACGGCAAGGCCAAAGTAAACTACGACTTGGAGCGCGTACACGAGTACACCTCCGAAACCGGTTGGCAGCTCGATGACTACGGCACTGACTTACCTGCCGAGCCGCCGGGCCCGCCCGTGGCCGGCGGCAGCTTTGAGGCGGCCAAGCAAGTGCTGCTGAACTACTCTTTTCCGCCGCCCGATCTGATTACCGGCATCTTCGTGCCGGAGCAGCCGTTGGCCGAGCGCGTGATGCTGCTGCGCGGGCAGTTTCTGGGGTTCACGTTTTGGTTTGGCGTGCGCATTGGCGGCGTCATCGACGAGCAGCGCACTCCTTCGCCCGACGACGGCCCCGAGCAGGTGTGGGGCTACAACTACCGCACCCTCGAGGGCCACTTCGAAAAGGGCGAAATCACCTTTACCGTGCACAAGCAGCTGCGCACCGGCCGCGTGCGGTTTCAGGTGAAAGCCTACTCGCAGCCCGACCGCATCCAAAACTTCTTCTACCGCATCGGCTTCAAGCTGTTCGGGCGCATGTTGCAGCGCAAGTTTGCCCGTGAGTCGATGCGGCGCATGCGCGAGCAGGTAATTGCGCAGTTGCGGCAAGGTGCATCCGAAACAGCCGTAGTGCGAACTTTGTAG
- a CDS encoding DUF1990 domain-containing protein: MSQNPQTAEQGAGPFTERRYYIDIAHPKQSAAALMHDIQCNIERYSPGLLAEFHKEKGEKHGLHVGDEFHIKILGPWNGSVRVTEAGKQHFELLTLEGHPEAGHIRFSLRQLPNQPDVLRFEIHSKARARDGLVAFAYGTLGVGKQVQEQTWVTFCQRVAEESGGQALGPVQVDTTEHDGAEKRKEHHERS, translated from the coding sequence ATGTCTCAGAATCCGCAAACCGCCGAACAGGGCGCCGGGCCTTTTACAGAGCGGCGCTACTACATCGATATAGCCCATCCGAAGCAATCCGCCGCCGCCCTCATGCACGACATTCAGTGCAACATTGAGCGATACTCGCCGGGCCTGCTGGCCGAGTTTCACAAGGAAAAGGGCGAAAAGCACGGCCTGCACGTGGGCGACGAATTTCACATCAAAATTCTGGGCCCTTGGAATGGCTCGGTGCGCGTAACCGAAGCAGGCAAACAGCACTTCGAGCTGCTGACCCTCGAAGGCCACCCCGAAGCCGGCCACATTCGGTTTTCGTTGCGCCAATTGCCCAACCAGCCCGATGTGTTGCGTTTCGAAATTCACTCCAAAGCCCGCGCGCGCGATGGGCTGGTGGCCTTTGCCTACGGCACCCTCGGCGTGGGCAAGCAGGTGCAGGAGCAAACCTGGGTTACGTTTTGCCAGCGCGTAGCCGAAGAGAGCGGCGGCCAAGCCCTAGGTCCGGTGCAAGTAGATACCACCGAGCACGACGGTGCCGAAAAGCGCAAGGAGCACCATGAGCGCAGCTAA
- a CDS encoding dienelactone hydrolase family protein produces MNSSVVTPTTTAVRLELPQATLLGDLTVPARASGIVVFSHGSGSSRLSSRNRFVAQRLQKAGFATLLFDLLTPEEDQHFEARFDIDLLTRRLLGATSWVRREQRLHDLRLGFFGASTGAASAMRAAAELGSQVHAVISRGGRPDLVLPALHRVSAPSLLIVGGQDWPVIGLNEQAMDALGGPCQMRVVQGAGHLFEEPGALEEVADLAVNWCTRYLR; encoded by the coding sequence ATGAATTCATCAGTAGTTACGCCGACTACCACGGCAGTACGGCTGGAGCTGCCGCAAGCTACCTTGCTCGGCGACCTGACGGTACCCGCTCGCGCCTCCGGCATTGTCGTGTTTTCGCACGGCAGCGGCAGCAGCCGCCTTAGCTCGCGCAACCGATTTGTAGCCCAGCGCCTGCAAAAAGCCGGCTTTGCTACGTTGCTTTTCGACTTGCTGACGCCCGAAGAAGACCAGCACTTTGAGGCTCGGTTTGACATTGATTTGCTGACGCGCCGCCTGCTAGGTGCCACCAGCTGGGTGCGCCGCGAGCAGCGCCTTCACGATTTGCGGTTGGGCTTCTTTGGGGCCAGCACGGGCGCGGCTTCAGCCATGCGCGCGGCGGCCGAGCTCGGCTCGCAGGTGCACGCGGTAATCTCGCGCGGTGGCCGCCCCGATTTGGTGCTGCCCGCCCTGCACCGCGTTTCGGCGCCGTCGCTGCTGATTGTGGGCGGGCAGGATTGGCCCGTAATTGGGCTGAACGAACAAGCCATGGATGCCCTAGGTGGCCCGTGCCAAATGCGGGTGGTGCAAGGCGCGGGGCACTTGTTTGAGGAGCCCGGCGCCCTCGAGGAAGTAGCCGATTTGGCCGTGAATTGGTGTACGCGTTACCTGCGCTGA